In one window of Fictibacillus phosphorivorans DNA:
- a CDS encoding flagellar basal body rod protein — translation MKKLGLLVVGGIAAIVLIANLGPMVGLGIGLAVMYYAFKKAMAAHSGGKKFWWGALSVVGLCVAVSNLPAILGAVAIYVLYVVYKKWNQSAVLDENDSNDPFTNFEREWAKLKNS, via the coding sequence ATGAAAAAATTAGGCTTGCTTGTAGTTGGAGGAATCGCGGCAATCGTTTTGATCGCAAATCTTGGCCCGATGGTGGGTCTTGGAATCGGTCTGGCTGTCATGTATTACGCCTTTAAGAAGGCGATGGCTGCACACAGTGGAGGAAAGAAATTTTGGTGGGGTGCTCTATCAGTAGTTGGGCTTTGCGTAGCTGTTAGCAACCTTCCTGCGATATTAGGCGCTGTTGCGATCTATGTTCTTTATGTGGTTTATAAGAAATGGAACCAATCAGCGGTATTAGATGAGAACGACAGCAATGACCCTTTCACCAACTTTGAAAGAGAATGGGCAAAACTTAAAAACAGCTAA
- a CDS encoding GNAT family N-acetyltransferase — MERRVLSESEFEKSIQLSQYAFQYIVKKEDLPKRYEMMKRQEIWGEFENEELISKLHIHSLEISIENQRFPMGGIAGVATWPEHRRKGSVTRLLQQALLRMKENGQSISLLHPFNIQFYRRFGWELTASVNKYTLNKSDFVRYEDVPGTISRLTEKDGNDLLNTVYEGWFRKYNHLLVRSDYWWNNHVFTEGFNRILFKDENGEPKGYLCCKVADKLMDVQEFVYVNEDARRALWNFICQHDSMVDKVKIIAPSNDQLPFLLNNPRIHQEHYPYFMARIVDVESFLKQYPFKNVEGSLTLSITDEKAEWNNGTFTIDANGITRESETVADALAMDVQTLAAALLGSQKPQFLFSCGKIKGNQKDVERFEEIITNKPAAFLDFF; from the coding sequence ATGGAACGTAGAGTATTATCCGAGTCAGAATTCGAAAAATCCATCCAGCTTTCTCAATATGCTTTTCAGTACATCGTAAAGAAAGAAGATCTGCCAAAACGGTATGAAATGATGAAGAGACAAGAAATCTGGGGAGAGTTTGAAAACGAAGAGCTTATTTCTAAGCTTCACATTCACTCTTTGGAAATCTCTATTGAAAATCAACGGTTTCCGATGGGTGGAATCGCAGGTGTAGCCACTTGGCCAGAGCATCGCCGAAAAGGATCGGTCACCCGTCTATTACAACAAGCACTTTTAAGAATGAAGGAGAATGGTCAAAGCATCAGCTTGCTTCACCCTTTCAATATCCAGTTTTATCGCCGTTTCGGCTGGGAACTCACAGCTTCAGTGAACAAATATACACTTAATAAAAGTGATTTCGTAAGATATGAAGATGTCCCTGGAACCATTTCCAGGTTAACGGAGAAGGACGGAAATGACTTACTGAACACGGTTTATGAGGGATGGTTCCGTAAATACAACCACCTCCTTGTTCGTTCCGACTATTGGTGGAACAATCATGTGTTTACAGAGGGCTTCAACCGTATCCTTTTTAAGGATGAAAACGGTGAACCTAAGGGATATTTATGCTGCAAGGTCGCAGACAAATTGATGGATGTTCAAGAGTTTGTCTATGTAAATGAGGATGCACGCAGAGCTCTTTGGAATTTCATCTGTCAACACGATTCGATGGTAGACAAAGTGAAAATCATTGCACCATCTAATGATCAGCTTCCGTTTTTATTGAATAATCCACGGATCCACCAAGAGCACTATCCATACTTTATGGCACGTATTGTGGATGTAGAAAGCTTTCTAAAGCAATACCCATTTAAGAACGTAGAAGGCAGTCTTACACTATCCATTACAGATGAAAAAGCAGAATGGAACAACGGTACATTCACAATCGATGCAAATGGCATCACGAGGGAATCAGAGACCGTAGCAGACGCATTGGCTATGGATGTACAAACGCTAGCAGCAGCACTTCTAGGGTCACAAAAGCCCCAGTTTCTATTTTCATGCGGAAAAATCAAAGGAAACCAAAAAGACGTAGAACGATTTGAAGAAATCATTACAAATAAGCCCGCAGCGTTTCTGGATTTCTTTTAA
- a CDS encoding YozQ family protein: MSDKTDKQKQSEDIAEKNFELDKKNKSKTDKDLETVHDQINDTFNEGTIDQKEQNKNEKKHK; the protein is encoded by the coding sequence ATGAGCGACAAAACAGATAAACAAAAACAATCCGAAGACATCGCAGAGAAAAACTTTGAACTTGATAAGAAAAACAAATCAAAGACAGATAAGGACTTAGAAACGGTTCACGATCAGATCAACGATACATTTAACGAAGGTACCATTGATCAAAAAGAACAGAATAAAAATGAAAAGAAGCATAAATAG
- a CDS encoding NUDIX hydrolase, with product MDAVFHVEHQVFNYRVAAVMIKEGRVLMHRAKAETNWSLPGGRVKLGEDAKSSLKREMKEELDLNVTVDGFLWTVENFFTYAEKEIHEVGLYFKITAENPLPLHDGEEFTVLEADRLVFKWVSLEDLNEYVLHPQVVKEKLIEGSFEPDYFLIDQPQ from the coding sequence ATGGACGCAGTGTTTCATGTGGAACATCAAGTTTTTAATTATCGTGTGGCTGCCGTTATGATTAAAGAAGGTCGAGTTCTCATGCATCGAGCGAAAGCAGAAACAAATTGGTCATTGCCTGGAGGACGGGTGAAACTTGGTGAAGATGCTAAATCGAGCTTAAAACGAGAGATGAAAGAAGAACTGGATTTGAACGTGACGGTTGATGGTTTCTTATGGACAGTTGAAAACTTTTTTACATATGCAGAAAAAGAGATACACGAGGTTGGATTATATTTTAAGATCACAGCTGAAAACCCGTTGCCACTTCATGATGGTGAAGAATTTACCGTGTTAGAAGCAGATCGGCTTGTTTTTAAATGGGTATCATTAGAGGATTTGAATGAGTATGTGCTGCATCCCCAAGTGGTGAAAGAAAAGCTGATAGAAGGTTCATTTGAGCCGGATTATTTCTTAATAGACCAACCGCAGTGA
- a CDS encoding catalase: MSDQNKVNGNSKNVQLEQYRADDKGKKLTTNQGLKVAEDEFSLKAGERGPTLMEDFHFREKMTHFDHERIPERIVHARGFAAHGEFELYESLGEFTKANFLNDTSKTTPTFVRFSTVAGSRGSAETVRDARGFATKFYTEEGNYDLVGNNIPVFFIQDAIKFPDLVHALKPEPHNEMPQAASAHDTFWDFVANNQESAHMVMWAMSDRAIPRSFRMMEGFGVHTFRLVNDEGKAHFVKFHWKPVLGTHSLVWDEAQKISGKDPDFHRRDLWESIENGDYPEYELGLQIIAEEDEFNFDFDILDPTKLWPEEDVPVKLVGKMTLNRNVDNVFAETEQVAFHPGHVVPGIDFSNDPLLQGRLFSYTDTQLSRLGGPNFHELPINRPVCPFHNNQRDGISRHTINRGQVSYHKNSLAANTPSPTPEAEGGYVHYQEKVDGRKIRSRSESFKDHFSQATLFWNSMSEPEKQHLKNAFSFELGKVKSKSVQQQVVDMFGNVSLELATTFAEAIDAVPPQGEDSSVTKSSPALSQLNTVKSPKTRKVGVIVGSTVSSEVAEILQSLKESGIQGECISDKLGKRTAGDGSELEIMHTFLTATSVIFDAIYVVGGSEDATFKKNAVHFVNEAFAHFKPIGGTHEGQQWLKEAELTGQPGVVSGDGKDDFVQNFTEAISVHRHWNRQV, from the coding sequence ATGAGCGATCAGAACAAAGTGAACGGCAACAGCAAGAACGTGCAGCTGGAACAGTATCGTGCAGATGACAAAGGCAAAAAGTTAACGACCAATCAGGGGTTAAAAGTTGCTGAAGACGAATTCTCGCTAAAAGCAGGAGAACGTGGTCCGACACTTATGGAAGATTTTCATTTTCGGGAAAAAATGACTCACTTTGACCATGAACGAATTCCAGAGCGTATCGTACATGCTCGTGGATTCGCAGCTCATGGTGAGTTTGAATTATATGAGTCATTAGGAGAATTTACGAAAGCAAATTTTTTAAATGATACCTCTAAAACAACTCCAACATTCGTCCGTTTTTCAACCGTAGCTGGTTCACGTGGATCTGCTGAAACAGTGCGTGACGCGCGCGGTTTTGCGACGAAATTTTATACGGAAGAAGGAAACTACGATCTTGTTGGAAACAACATTCCGGTTTTCTTCATTCAAGATGCGATTAAGTTTCCTGACTTGGTTCATGCGTTAAAACCAGAACCGCATAACGAGATGCCGCAAGCAGCAAGCGCACATGATACGTTTTGGGATTTTGTAGCCAATAATCAAGAGTCCGCGCATATGGTAATGTGGGCGATGTCAGACCGAGCGATTCCGAGAAGCTTTCGTATGATGGAAGGGTTCGGCGTTCATACGTTCAGACTTGTGAATGACGAAGGAAAAGCGCATTTTGTGAAGTTTCACTGGAAGCCAGTCTTAGGAACACATTCACTCGTATGGGATGAAGCACAAAAGATCTCAGGGAAAGATCCGGATTTTCACCGCAGAGATCTATGGGAATCCATTGAAAATGGGGATTACCCTGAGTATGAACTAGGACTTCAAATTATTGCAGAAGAAGATGAATTTAACTTTGATTTTGATATCTTAGATCCGACGAAATTGTGGCCTGAAGAGGATGTGCCAGTAAAGCTTGTAGGAAAGATGACGTTAAATCGTAACGTGGATAACGTTTTTGCCGAAACAGAGCAAGTTGCGTTCCATCCAGGACATGTTGTACCTGGAATCGACTTTTCTAACGATCCACTTTTACAAGGGCGGTTGTTCTCCTATACGGATACACAGCTTTCTCGTCTTGGTGGACCAAACTTCCACGAACTTCCGATCAATCGACCGGTTTGTCCGTTTCATAACAATCAGCGTGACGGAATTTCACGCCATACGATCAATAGAGGGCAAGTGAGCTATCACAAGAATTCGCTTGCAGCGAATACGCCGTCACCTACTCCTGAAGCAGAAGGTGGATATGTTCATTATCAAGAAAAAGTAGATGGAAGAAAAATCAGAAGCAGAAGCGAGAGTTTTAAAGATCATTTCTCACAAGCCACTCTATTCTGGAATAGTATGAGCGAGCCTGAAAAACAGCATCTTAAGAATGCTTTTAGCTTTGAGCTCGGTAAAGTGAAGAGTAAATCCGTACAACAACAAGTCGTAGATATGTTTGGAAATGTGAGCTTGGAGCTTGCGACTACTTTTGCAGAAGCGATCGATGCCGTACCTCCTCAAGGAGAAGATTCTTCGGTTACAAAGTCTTCACCAGCTCTAAGCCAGCTGAATACGGTGAAAAGCCCGAAAACAAGAAAAGTAGGAGTGATCGTTGGGTCTACTGTAAGCAGTGAAGTGGCAGAAATCCTTCAATCACTAAAAGAGAGTGGCATTCAAGGTGAATGTATCAGTGATAAGCTAGGGAAGCGAACAGCAGGTGATGGATCTGAACTAGAGATCATGCATACGTTCTTAACAGCGACTTCTGTTATCTTTGATGCGATCTACGTGGTAGGTGGTAGTGAGGATGCTACGTTTAAGAAGAATGCTGTACACTTCGTTAATGAAGCTTTCGCGCATTTTAAACCGATTGGTGGTACGCATGAAGGTCAGCAATGGTTGAAGGAAGCAGAACTAACTGGACAGCCTGGTGTTGTTAGTGGAGATGGAAAAGACGATTTCGTACAGAACTTTACGGAAGCTATTTCTGTACACCGCCATTGGAACCGTCAAGTATAA
- a CDS encoding YjiH family protein produces the protein MGLPKQQMNYDMKRTDSSSLIKFIVPSLIGIFLFMIPISYSGEITIPVAILAGMLQDGIGAYIPKIMTAIIAITVIGSLGTYIFKPKAIINQPFLNTLFNVNIVWQLIRLLGLVFAVMTLFKLGPEAVWSENTGQLLLFDLIPVLFSVFLFAGLFLPLLFNFGLLELCGALLVKVMRPVFKLPGRSSIDCLASWLGDGTIGVLLTNKQYEEGYYTKREAAVIGTTFSVVSITFAIVVLAQVDLAHMIVPYYLTVVLAGLVCAIIIPRIPPLSRKPDTYYEGAKENVADEVIPEGDTPFRFGLKKAVERADQNKKAAPLVKEGIQNVLDMWMGVVPIVMAIGTSALMVAEFTPFFTYLGAPFVPILEFLQVPYASDAAQTIVIGFADMFLPSIIGAGIESELTRFVIAAMSVIQLIYMSEVGGLLLASKIPVNFKELVIIFFLRTFISLPIVVGMAHLMF, from the coding sequence ATGGGTTTACCAAAGCAACAAATGAATTATGACATGAAAAGAACAGATTCTTCTAGTTTGATTAAATTTATTGTTCCGTCTTTGATCGGTATATTCTTATTTATGATTCCTATCTCATACAGTGGGGAAATTACTATACCTGTAGCCATTTTAGCTGGAATGTTGCAGGATGGAATCGGCGCGTATATTCCGAAAATCATGACGGCTATCATAGCGATTACGGTTATAGGTTCTCTAGGAACGTACATTTTTAAACCGAAAGCTATTATTAACCAACCGTTTTTAAACACATTGTTTAATGTAAATATCGTATGGCAGCTTATCCGTTTATTAGGATTAGTTTTTGCTGTAATGACGCTGTTCAAGCTTGGGCCGGAAGCTGTATGGTCTGAAAATACAGGACAGCTTCTACTCTTTGATTTAATTCCTGTATTATTTTCGGTGTTCTTATTCGCCGGACTGTTCTTACCTTTGTTATTCAATTTCGGCTTATTAGAGCTTTGTGGAGCTCTACTCGTAAAAGTGATGCGACCTGTTTTTAAACTGCCTGGACGTTCGTCTATCGACTGTTTAGCATCATGGCTTGGTGATGGAACGATCGGTGTTCTTTTAACAAACAAGCAGTATGAAGAAGGTTATTATACAAAACGTGAAGCAGCTGTAATTGGTACAACGTTTTCTGTTGTATCTATCACATTTGCAATTGTTGTTCTTGCTCAAGTCGATCTCGCTCACATGATCGTTCCGTATTATTTGACGGTTGTATTAGCTGGGCTCGTGTGTGCGATTATTATCCCGCGCATCCCGCCACTATCTAGAAAGCCTGATACGTATTATGAAGGCGCAAAAGAAAATGTAGCGGATGAAGTGATTCCAGAGGGTGACACACCTTTTAGATTTGGTCTTAAAAAGGCGGTTGAACGCGCTGATCAAAATAAAAAAGCGGCACCGTTAGTAAAAGAAGGCATTCAGAACGTTCTTGATATGTGGATGGGTGTAGTTCCAATCGTAATGGCGATCGGAACATCTGCACTGATGGTAGCAGAGTTCACACCTTTCTTCACATACCTAGGAGCACCTTTTGTACCGATCTTAGAGTTCCTGCAAGTACCATATGCATCAGATGCAGCGCAGACGATCGTAATCGGATTTGCAGATATGTTCCTACCTTCTATCATCGGAGCAGGAATTGAGAGTGAACTGACTCGTTTCGTAATTGCGGCAATGTCAGTCATCCAATTGATCTATATGTCTGAAGTTGGCGGATTACTGCTAGCTTCAAAGATTCCTGTTAACTTTAAAGAACTAGTTATTATCTTTTTCTTGCGTACATTCATCTCACTTCCGATTGTAGTGGGAATGGCACACCTTATGTTTTAA
- a CDS encoding carbonate dehydratase: protein MKHNDCGDGFQPFVSPNPKTTFNPIQISPTIDQSSFLSPFTSVIGDVRIQENVYVAPLVSIRADEGTPFYIGSDTNLQDGVILHGLTNQFVKVDGRKYSIYIDNEVSVAHGALVHGPCFIGEKVFVGFKAIVYNATVEKGSFISYNAVVTNGVRIRKNRFVPPGAYIDSQKKADALSRVPTDVKEFARGVQEVNQEFPAAYHLLFGDSRCSCGLAYNNNSSEEESD from the coding sequence TTGAAACATAATGATTGCGGTGATGGCTTTCAACCGTTTGTTAGCCCTAATCCTAAGACGACATTTAATCCAATTCAGATTTCACCAACCATTGATCAAAGTTCATTTTTAAGTCCATTTACTAGCGTAATCGGTGATGTAAGGATTCAAGAGAACGTATATGTCGCACCACTCGTGAGTATTCGCGCAGATGAAGGAACGCCATTTTATATAGGCTCTGATACGAACCTTCAAGATGGCGTCATTCTACATGGATTAACCAATCAGTTCGTCAAAGTAGATGGCAGAAAGTATTCCATCTATATCGACAATGAAGTCTCTGTCGCGCATGGCGCTCTCGTTCACGGGCCGTGTTTTATCGGAGAAAAAGTTTTCGTAGGCTTTAAAGCGATCGTTTATAACGCAACAGTCGAGAAAGGAAGCTTTATTTCCTACAATGCCGTAGTTACGAACGGTGTGCGTATTCGAAAGAATCGGTTTGTCCCGCCTGGAGCTTATATCGATTCTCAAAAGAAAGCCGATGCACTTTCCCGAGTACCAACAGATGTAAAAGAGTTTGCGCGCGGCGTACAGGAAGTCAATCAAGAGTTCCCGGCTGCTTATCATCTATTGTTCGGTGATTCTCGATGTTCTTGCGGATTGGCTTACAATAATAACAGCAGCGAAGAAGAATCTGATTAA
- a CDS encoding pseudouridine synthase has translation MRIHKYISLTGFCSRRETDRLLKNGRISINGEVANKDSFVLETDTVLIDGKVIPQKTSAVYLAFNKPVGVTTTSNPGIDGNILAYIELSERVFAVGRLDKASQGLILLTNDGELANRISQADYGHEKEYEVTVNQPVTDLFLQKMAQGVFILDSVTKPAKTELISKYVFRITLTQGLNRQIRRMCKTLGYEVEKLERIRIMNIHLHALEVGKWRYLRDDELIELKKGLEI, from the coding sequence ATGCGCATTCATAAATATATAAGTTTAACGGGTTTTTGTTCTAGAAGAGAGACGGACCGACTATTAAAGAATGGTCGGATTTCTATTAATGGAGAGGTCGCGAACAAAGATAGTTTTGTACTTGAAACAGATACTGTCCTTATCGATGGTAAAGTCATTCCTCAAAAAACGTCAGCGGTCTACCTCGCTTTTAATAAACCAGTGGGAGTCACGACCACCTCTAATCCTGGGATTGATGGAAACATTCTAGCGTACATCGAACTATCAGAGCGCGTATTTGCTGTTGGTAGGTTAGATAAAGCCTCTCAAGGGTTGATTTTATTAACGAATGACGGGGAGTTAGCTAATCGGATTTCACAGGCTGATTATGGTCATGAGAAAGAATATGAGGTGACAGTCAATCAACCTGTTACTGATTTGTTTCTTCAAAAAATGGCTCAAGGCGTTTTCATTTTAGATTCAGTAACCAAACCTGCGAAAACAGAGCTCATAAGCAAGTATGTTTTCCGAATCACACTTACGCAAGGACTGAACCGGCAGATTAGGCGTATGTGTAAAACACTCGGGTATGAAGTGGAGAAGCTAGAGCGTATACGTATTATGAATATACATCTTCATGCATTGGAAGTCGGGAAGTGGCGTTATTTAAGGGATGACGAGCTTATTGAACTCAAAAAAGGTTTAGAGATTTAG
- a CDS encoding glutathione peroxidase: MSVYDFSVETIKGEKTNLDTYKGDVLLIVNTASKCGFTPQYKGLQSIYESHKEEGLSVLGFPCNQFGAQEPGSSDEIMEFCELNYGVNFPMFAKVDVNGDGAHPLFKYLAAEAPGILGSKAIKWNFTKFLVDRNGQVVKRFAPTDKPETIEKHIQELL, from the coding sequence ATGTCTGTATACGATTTTTCAGTTGAAACGATCAAAGGCGAGAAAACGAACCTAGACACTTACAAAGGCGATGTGCTCTTAATTGTAAATACAGCAAGTAAATGCGGTTTTACCCCACAGTACAAAGGCCTTCAATCCATTTATGAGAGCCATAAAGAGGAAGGATTATCCGTACTTGGATTTCCGTGTAACCAATTTGGAGCTCAAGAACCCGGTTCAAGTGACGAGATCATGGAGTTCTGCGAGTTAAACTATGGGGTTAACTTCCCGATGTTTGCAAAAGTAGATGTAAACGGTGATGGAGCGCATCCTCTTTTTAAATATCTAGCGGCTGAAGCTCCTGGAATTTTAGGATCTAAAGCGATCAAATGGAACTTCACTAAATTTTTAGTAGACCGAAACGGACAAGTTGTTAAACGCTTCGCACCAACGGACAAGCCCGAAACCATTGAAAAACATATACAAGAACTTTTATAG
- a CDS encoding ParM/StbA family protein, whose product MSNSRIAAVDVGNDSLKGIFGTLEHELNIPNVIARDIEDRPVIGIEELDSKDPLEGIHIRVHSPALKENNVIYRVGQLAAKSDNSTELDPGSSKSEEDQTLIMLFAALALDAVNEDNAKTFTKNNNVIDTSYILGTGLPLREVKEGKDAGYRSKLLGSVHQVEFLVTPKYQGIKVNLKFEEVKVYPEGFAAFINLVMDNDLNITNKDLIDKPILIQDIGGLSTDIAVIKNRNVDDDKAQGFNLGVSEALEQIREEIRSKHGVELDSRRDVVDIITKKTNRNHIMVRGSRTSVHDITDRILVDLAKKQYRLLRNVWQKNSQTEICYFVGGGSAVLKDYIKTLNNNLDGYNIDFFEDEKESIWMMANAYYKLISDHLRRTAPKEKKSEDKDKKAVKA is encoded by the coding sequence ATGAGTAATTCTAGAATTGCTGCAGTTGATGTAGGTAACGATTCACTAAAAGGAATTTTCGGTACATTAGAACATGAATTAAACATCCCTAACGTAATTGCTAGAGATATTGAGGATCGTCCTGTTATCGGGATTGAGGAGTTAGACAGCAAAGATCCTTTAGAAGGCATACATATTAGAGTTCACTCCCCTGCCCTAAAAGAAAACAATGTTATTTATCGTGTAGGTCAGCTTGCTGCTAAGAGCGATAACTCTACTGAATTAGATCCAGGAAGCAGTAAATCAGAAGAAGATCAAACATTGATCATGCTTTTTGCTGCATTAGCTCTTGATGCTGTAAATGAAGATAATGCTAAAACATTTACGAAAAACAACAATGTGATTGATACAAGCTACATTTTAGGTACAGGCCTTCCTCTACGCGAAGTGAAAGAAGGTAAGGATGCTGGATATCGTTCAAAACTACTAGGATCTGTTCACCAAGTAGAATTCTTAGTAACACCTAAGTATCAAGGAATTAAAGTAAACTTAAAGTTTGAAGAAGTAAAAGTGTATCCAGAAGGATTCGCAGCTTTTATTAACCTAGTTATGGATAACGATCTAAATATTACGAATAAAGATCTGATCGACAAGCCTATTCTTATTCAAGATATTGGCGGACTTTCTACAGATATCGCAGTGATCAAGAATAGAAACGTTGATGATGATAAAGCTCAAGGCTTTAACCTTGGTGTTTCTGAAGCGCTAGAGCAAATTAGAGAAGAAATCCGCTCTAAGCATGGCGTGGAATTAGATAGCCGACGTGATGTAGTAGATATCATTACGAAGAAGACGAACCGCAACCACATCATGGTGCGTGGAAGCCGTACGAGTGTTCATGACATTACGGATCGTATTCTAGTCGACTTGGCGAAAAAGCAATACCGTCTTCTTCGCAACGTATGGCAAAAGAATTCGCAAACTGAAATCTGCTATTTTGTAGGTGGAGGATCTGCGGTACTCAAAGACTATATTAAGACGCTAAACAATAACCTAGATGGCTACAACATCGACTTTTTTGAAGATGAAAAAGAAAGCATCTGGATGATGGCAAACGCGTATTATAAGCTGATCTCTGATCACTTAAGAAGAACTGCGCCAAAAGAGAAAAAGAGCGAGGATAAAGACAAAAAAGCCGTTAAAGCTTAA
- a CDS encoding glycosyltransferase — translation MYRKILTMIMVLTIAFPIFASSLTAEAKPKQRVQGPCFNQNAIDLYSLQRRLWKDHVYWTRSYIVSATEGAKDQEAVLKRLLQNQTDIGNSIKPYYGDKAGNELGKLLTEHIVIAGQLVDAVKQGDTAKAATINKNWYRNADDIAKFMSKANPNWSEQQVKEMLYTHLKYVSDEAVARLKKDYAGEIVIFDKNKNHMVMFADEITNGIMKQFPDSFRTS, via the coding sequence ATGTACCGAAAAATACTAACCATGATTATGGTGCTTACCATAGCGTTTCCGATTTTTGCTTCATCCTTAACAGCAGAAGCAAAGCCAAAACAACGAGTGCAAGGACCGTGTTTTAACCAAAACGCGATCGATTTGTATTCGTTGCAAAGAAGACTGTGGAAAGACCATGTTTATTGGACGAGAAGCTACATCGTGAGTGCTACTGAAGGAGCCAAAGATCAAGAGGCTGTGTTAAAGAGACTATTACAGAATCAAACAGATATTGGTAACTCCATTAAGCCTTATTATGGAGATAAAGCCGGGAACGAACTCGGAAAATTATTAACAGAGCATATTGTAATCGCAGGGCAGTTGGTGGATGCCGTGAAACAAGGCGATACAGCAAAAGCAGCAACAATTAATAAAAATTGGTACCGTAACGCTGATGATATAGCTAAATTTATGAGTAAAGCCAATCCAAACTGGTCAGAGCAACAAGTAAAAGAAATGCTTTATACACATTTGAAGTATGTCAGTGATGAAGCTGTTGCAAGGCTTAAAAAAGATTACGCTGGTGAAATTGTGATCTTTGATAAGAATAAGAACCATATGGTGATGTTTGCTGATGAAATCACGAATGGCATCATGAAGCAGTTTCCAGACTCATTTAGAACGTCATAA